A window from Primulina huaijiensis isolate GDHJ02 chromosome 13, ASM1229523v2, whole genome shotgun sequence encodes these proteins:
- the LOC140991695 gene encoding uncharacterized protein isoform X1 has product MSSGEGRKLTNQDIQLVQNRVEQCLQHYMDKKEVISTLIIHDNIEPCLTELVWQRLEEENQDFFKAYYLKLLVKDQIMEFNRLLSEQVELMHQIGFSEVAPLLTSNGTNISPTHEISATCTTPYTRPLTTNDMQQKFVFHNCGTPIQSCLEGTINAFGQRRKFDVTPNMFMSQNSNVVLAPPMNRKIVKTEAGYTGSSPFDIVPPSKFLESRPLMCDASVTSFGPVGATEQHLNGTVLDGDASSYGLLNQISQTLGLPELATDFNCNSDLLESICRTPFIETEANNVFVLTNGDVGRLNPASENFPYQYFGGE; this is encoded by the exons ATGTCTAGCGGGGAGGGAAGAAAACTCACAAATCAAGATATACAGCTG GTGCAAAATCGTGTAGAACAGTGTCTACAACACTACATGGACAAAAAAGAAGTCATAAGTACTCTTATCATTCACGACAATATTGAGCCATGTTTGACTGAACTAG TTTGGCAGAggcttgaagaagaaaatcaagatttttTCAAGGCTTATTATCTTAAGTTGTTGGTGAAGGACCAAATAATGGAATTCAACAGGTTACTTTCAGAACAGGTGGAGCTGATGCATCAAATTGGGTTTAGTGAGGTTGCCCCTCTGCTCACGTCTAATGGGACTAACATTTCACCAA CGCACGAGATCTCCGCAACTTGTACAACACCTTATACTCGACCCTTGACAACCAATGATATGCAGCAGAAATTTGTGTTTCATAATTGCGGAACACCGATTCAATCCTGTCTGGAGGGAACTATTAATGCGTTTGGTCAGAGGAGGAAATTTGATGTTACACCAAACATGTTCATGTCTCAAAACTCAAATGTGGTATTGGCTCCACCTATGAATAGGAAGATTGTCAAGACAGAAGCTGGTTATACGGGCAGTTCCCCTTTCGATATCGTTCCACCGAGCAAGTTTCTGGAATCACGCCCTCTGATGTGCGATGCATCTGTAACGTCTTTCGGTCCCGTAGGAGCTACTGAGCAACATTTAAATGGCACGGTCTTGGATGGTGATGCTTCTTCATATGGACTTCTCAATCAGATTTCTCAAACTTTAGGTCTACCCGAGTTAGCTACTGATTTTAATTGTAACTCag ATTTACTGGAAAGTATTTGTAGGACTCCCTTCATAGAAACAGAAGCCAATAACGTCTTTGTGCTAACCAATG GAgatgttgggagattgaaccCTGCATCTGAAAATTTTCCGTATCAATATTTTGGTGGCGAATAA
- the LOC140991695 gene encoding uncharacterized protein isoform X2: MSSGEGRKLTNQDIQLVQNRVEQCLQHYMDKKEVISTLIIHDNIEPCLTELVWQRLEEENQDFFKAYYLKLLVKDQIMEFNRLLSEQVELMHQIGFSEVAPLLTSNGTNISPTHEISATCTTPYTRPLTTNDMQQKFVFHNCGTPIQSCLEGTINAFGQRRKFDVTPNMFMSQNSNVVLAPPMNRKIVKTEAGYTGSSPFDIVPPSKFLESRPLMCDASVTSFGPVGATEQHLNGTVLDGDASSYGLLNQISQTLGLPELATDFNYLLESICRTPFIETEANNVFVLTNGDVGRLNPASENFPYQYFGGE, encoded by the exons ATGTCTAGCGGGGAGGGAAGAAAACTCACAAATCAAGATATACAGCTG GTGCAAAATCGTGTAGAACAGTGTCTACAACACTACATGGACAAAAAAGAAGTCATAAGTACTCTTATCATTCACGACAATATTGAGCCATGTTTGACTGAACTAG TTTGGCAGAggcttgaagaagaaaatcaagatttttTCAAGGCTTATTATCTTAAGTTGTTGGTGAAGGACCAAATAATGGAATTCAACAGGTTACTTTCAGAACAGGTGGAGCTGATGCATCAAATTGGGTTTAGTGAGGTTGCCCCTCTGCTCACGTCTAATGGGACTAACATTTCACCAA CGCACGAGATCTCCGCAACTTGTACAACACCTTATACTCGACCCTTGACAACCAATGATATGCAGCAGAAATTTGTGTTTCATAATTGCGGAACACCGATTCAATCCTGTCTGGAGGGAACTATTAATGCGTTTGGTCAGAGGAGGAAATTTGATGTTACACCAAACATGTTCATGTCTCAAAACTCAAATGTGGTATTGGCTCCACCTATGAATAGGAAGATTGTCAAGACAGAAGCTGGTTATACGGGCAGTTCCCCTTTCGATATCGTTCCACCGAGCAAGTTTCTGGAATCACGCCCTCTGATGTGCGATGCATCTGTAACGTCTTTCGGTCCCGTAGGAGCTACTGAGCAACATTTAAATGGCACGGTCTTGGATGGTGATGCTTCTTCATATGGACTTCTCAATCAGATTTCTCAAACTTTAGGTCTACCCGAGTTAGCTACTGATTTTAATT ATTTACTGGAAAGTATTTGTAGGACTCCCTTCATAGAAACAGAAGCCAATAACGTCTTTGTGCTAACCAATG GAgatgttgggagattgaaccCTGCATCTGAAAATTTTCCGTATCAATATTTTGGTGGCGAATAA
- the LOC140991695 gene encoding uncharacterized protein isoform X3, producing MVWQRLEEENQDFFKAYYLKLLVKDQIMEFNRLLSEQVELMHQIGFSEVAPLLTSNGTNISPTHEISATCTTPYTRPLTTNDMQQKFVFHNCGTPIQSCLEGTINAFGQRRKFDVTPNMFMSQNSNVVLAPPMNRKIVKTEAGYTGSSPFDIVPPSKFLESRPLMCDASVTSFGPVGATEQHLNGTVLDGDASSYGLLNQISQTLGLPELATDFNCNSDLLESICRTPFIETEANNVFVLTNGDVGRLNPASENFPYQYFGGE from the exons ATGG TTTGGCAGAggcttgaagaagaaaatcaagatttttTCAAGGCTTATTATCTTAAGTTGTTGGTGAAGGACCAAATAATGGAATTCAACAGGTTACTTTCAGAACAGGTGGAGCTGATGCATCAAATTGGGTTTAGTGAGGTTGCCCCTCTGCTCACGTCTAATGGGACTAACATTTCACCAA CGCACGAGATCTCCGCAACTTGTACAACACCTTATACTCGACCCTTGACAACCAATGATATGCAGCAGAAATTTGTGTTTCATAATTGCGGAACACCGATTCAATCCTGTCTGGAGGGAACTATTAATGCGTTTGGTCAGAGGAGGAAATTTGATGTTACACCAAACATGTTCATGTCTCAAAACTCAAATGTGGTATTGGCTCCACCTATGAATAGGAAGATTGTCAAGACAGAAGCTGGTTATACGGGCAGTTCCCCTTTCGATATCGTTCCACCGAGCAAGTTTCTGGAATCACGCCCTCTGATGTGCGATGCATCTGTAACGTCTTTCGGTCCCGTAGGAGCTACTGAGCAACATTTAAATGGCACGGTCTTGGATGGTGATGCTTCTTCATATGGACTTCTCAATCAGATTTCTCAAACTTTAGGTCTACCCGAGTTAGCTACTGATTTTAATTGTAACTCag ATTTACTGGAAAGTATTTGTAGGACTCCCTTCATAGAAACAGAAGCCAATAACGTCTTTGTGCTAACCAATG GAgatgttgggagattgaaccCTGCATCTGAAAATTTTCCGTATCAATATTTTGGTGGCGAATAA